One window of Thioflexithrix psekupsensis genomic DNA carries:
- a CDS encoding response regulator: protein MMSSATKTVKAHILVIDDKPANLELLQRVLERRGFGVTVANGHQTAFALLESWYPDLILLDIMMPDLDGYQVCEWLKNNPNTADIPVIFLSALTDMLDKIKGFSAGGVDYITKPFQIAEVMARVETHLKIAQLQQSLRVHNQRLESEIIQREKTEQALAKNQRYLSTLISNLPGVVYQRYNDKQWTMEFISEGCLALTGYSADEFMSNSEFSLSQLIPSTYHESLWQTIQLALLEHRPFQLMYPLQHKDGSQRWLWEQGQGIFHHNGQLETLEGFIQDITHQKQAKDALAQTQQHLMIALETIPDGFVYYDSEDKLFFCNDHFRRLYKKIEQHLQSGVSFSTFLQAGLNGNLYELGNVPSALWLQRRLNRHQQGGCYEQLLCSGRWLEITERRTQDGGYVGLHSDMTERKINESYLKQLNQKLLFFIHQTPLAYIEWNTELFITHWNAAAERIFGYRAEEVLNKPLSNFIVSLPENNYQESCLMMNSNCLIVNQTKDNYEIICEWYNTPLIGEKGEVVGFAALAQDVTERQQTEKALKQAKEQAEVANRAKTAFLANMSHELRTPLNGVLGCAQILLRDQTLSDKQRQSIGIIHRSGEHLLMLINDLLDFSRIESGRLQLNIASLRLDQLLQDIADFFILRCREKQLQFQYNANAILKRELVVEADARRLRQILINLLSNAVKFTEKGQIGLNVNYHEGLFHFNIADTGCGMEAEFLRRIFSSFQRGQHHLEGAGLGLAISHRLVDLMGGELRVETQVEQGTRFHFALALPIIQSGFNSSAKIIGYVHPHEKPIHILIITDNVDIHKQLYNLLRPLGFKLEQANSGREGLIKAEQFLPDVILMNSHLPEISGFHCVRYLRKNPSFSQTVIMMFSTVSLEENEEMASKALAEGCTCFLKEITGEGILLDALAEYCDLTWQFFEPSPLSFAQQESSDGELTCFLPVAVLQKLLEQALIGNIKAISLQLETLFPLYPESNVFLKRVEELTQNLQVTKLKNLLQNVLARVEKES from the coding sequence ATGATGTCTTCTGCGACGAAAACAGTGAAAGCCCATATTCTGGTGATTGACGATAAACCGGCTAATTTAGAATTGTTGCAGCGGGTATTAGAACGGCGCGGCTTTGGAGTCACGGTGGCAAATGGACATCAAACCGCGTTTGCTTTATTAGAAAGCTGGTATCCTGATTTAATTTTATTGGATATTATGATGCCTGATTTGGATGGTTATCAGGTGTGTGAATGGTTAAAAAATAATCCCAATACGGCTGACATTCCTGTTATTTTTTTAAGTGCATTAACGGATATGTTAGATAAAATTAAAGGTTTTTCCGCAGGGGGTGTGGATTATATCACTAAGCCGTTTCAAATCGCCGAAGTAATGGCGCGGGTAGAAACACATTTAAAAATTGCTCAATTACAGCAAAGTTTGCGCGTTCATAATCAACGCTTAGAATCTGAAATTATTCAACGAGAAAAAACAGAGCAAGCATTAGCCAAAAATCAACGTTATTTAAGCACTTTAATTAGCAATTTACCCGGCGTGGTTTATCAGCGGTATAATGATAAACAATGGACAATGGAATTTATTAGTGAAGGCTGTTTGGCATTAACGGGTTATTCGGCTGATGAATTTATGTCCAATTCTGAGTTTTCATTAAGCCAACTAATTCCCTCTACTTATCATGAATCATTATGGCAAACAATACAACTTGCTTTATTAGAACATCGTCCTTTTCAATTAATGTATCCTTTACAGCACAAAGACGGTAGCCAACGCTGGTTATGGGAACAAGGACAAGGTATTTTTCATCACAATGGTCAATTAGAAACATTAGAGGGCTTTATTCAAGACATTACTCATCAAAAACAAGCGAAAGATGCGCTCGCTCAAACGCAACAACATTTAATGATTGCTTTAGAAACTATTCCAGATGGATTTGTTTATTATGACAGTGAGGATAAATTATTTTTTTGTAATGATCATTTTAGACGGCTTTATAAAAAAATAGAACAGCATTTGCAATCAGGAGTGAGTTTTAGCACGTTTTTACAAGCGGGATTAAATGGCAATCTTTACGAATTGGGAAATGTACCAAGCGCATTGTGGCTGCAACGTCGCTTAAATCGCCATCAACAAGGCGGCTGTTATGAACAATTGCTGTGTAGCGGACGTTGGTTAGAAATCACCGAACGGCGCACGCAAGACGGTGGATATGTTGGCTTACACAGTGACATGACTGAACGTAAAATAAATGAAAGTTATTTAAAACAATTAAATCAAAAATTATTGTTTTTTATTCATCAAACGCCATTAGCTTATATTGAATGGAATACGGAGTTATTTATTACCCATTGGAATGCTGCGGCGGAACGCATTTTTGGTTATCGCGCTGAGGAAGTGTTAAATAAACCATTATCGAATTTTATTGTGTCATTACCTGAAAATAATTATCAAGAATCTTGTTTAATGATGAACAGTAATTGCCTTATTGTGAATCAAACGAAAGATAATTATGAAATTATTTGTGAATGGTACAATACGCCGTTAATTGGTGAAAAAGGAGAGGTGGTTGGTTTTGCGGCTTTAGCTCAAGATGTAACTGAACGACAACAGACCGAAAAAGCGTTAAAACAAGCAAAAGAACAAGCCGAAGTGGCTAATCGTGCTAAAACGGCTTTTTTAGCCAATATGAGTCATGAATTGCGCACGCCATTAAATGGTGTTTTGGGTTGCGCTCAAATTTTATTACGCGATCAAACGCTCAGTGATAAACAACGTCAATCCATTGGCATTATACATCGCAGTGGCGAACATTTATTAATGCTCATTAATGATTTATTAGATTTTTCTCGCATTGAATCGGGTCGATTGCAATTAAATATTGCTTCGCTTCGTTTGGATCAATTATTACAGGATATTGCCGACTTTTTTATCTTACGTTGTCGAGAAAAGCAGTTACAATTTCAATATAACGCAAATGCCATATTAAAACGGGAATTAGTGGTAGAAGCAGATGCTAGGCGATTGCGGCAAATTTTAATAAATTTATTAAGTAATGCGGTCAAATTTACAGAAAAAGGTCAAATTGGGTTAAATGTAAATTATCACGAGGGCTTATTTCATTTTAATATTGCTGATACGGGATGCGGAATGGAGGCTGAATTTTTGCGGCGCATTTTTTCTTCTTTTCAACGCGGACAGCATCATTTGGAAGGGGCTGGTTTAGGTTTGGCTATTTCCCATCGTTTAGTTGATTTAATGGGCGGAGAATTGCGGGTAGAAACGCAAGTGGAACAGGGAACGAGATTTCATTTTGCGCTGGCTTTACCTATTATTCAAAGTGGATTTAATAGCAGTGCTAAGATTATAGGTTATGTTCACCCCCATGAAAAACCAATTCATATATTAATTATTACCGATAATGTGGATATTCACAAACAATTATATAATTTATTGCGCCCTTTAGGGTTTAAATTAGAACAAGCCAACAGTGGGCGAGAAGGTTTAATTAAAGCTGAACAATTTTTACCTGATGTTATTTTAATGAACAGCCATTTACCTGAAATTAGTGGTTTTCATTGCGTTCGTTATTTACGTAAAAATCCTTCTTTTTCTCAGACCGTCATTATGATGTTTTCTACGGTAAGTTTAGAGGAAAATGAAGAGATGGCTTCAAAAGCCTTAGCCGAAGGATGCACTTGTTTTTTAAAAGAAATTACTGGAGAAGGTATCTTACTGGATGCGTTAGCGGAGTATTGTGATTTAACGTGGCAATTTTTTGAACCTTCACCCCTTTCATTCGCACAACAAGAATCGTCAGATGGTGAATTAACTTGTTTTTTACCCGTCGCAGTGTTGCAAAAATTGTTGGAGCAAGCACTTATCGGTAATATTAAAGCCATTTCTTTACAATTAGAAACGCTATTTCCTCTTTATCCTGAATCTAATGTTTTCTTAAAACGAGTAGAAGAATTAACGCAAAATCTTCAAGTCACAAAATTAAAAAATCTATTACAAAATGTTTTGGCACGAGTGGAAAAAGAAAGTTGA
- a CDS encoding response regulator: protein MNTKNHSIKNKILIVDDQQVNLRVLSSLLTSQNYHVITACSGRDAMTLLHQQSVDLILLDVIMPEMDGYDICRYLKSSLKTKNIPILFLSGLSDADDKIKAFSLGAVDFITKPFQAEEVLSRIELHLRINQLQHQLADQNQQLQQEIFKQQQVTAALEESQRAMKTLLSNLPGIAYRCQNNSRWTMEYVSEGCLEMTGYPPEAFIRDKELSFSQIIHPDDLQIRWEITQEKLATKQAFQLTYRVLTKEGQEKWLWEQGRGVYDKEQQLVALEGFIQDITERRQADLALQAAKLQAEAANHAKSAFLANMSHEFRTPLNGILGYTQILAHDDNLTTEQKQGIEIIEKSGQHLLTLINDILDISRLETGRITLNPKECRLIDLLRELADLFNLQATEKNIAFIYQKSPDIAFPSEVMADAKRLRQILLNLLGNAIKFTKKGTIKFTVYYYAQHYFTFQIQDTGCGIASDQLEHLFTPFQQDTQQGGTGLGLAISQRLVKMMGGELQVKSELNQGSEFWFTIRLPVLKLDHSFSPKNQFIPQVTHYVFLEKNRQQPFKLLIIDHHADLHQQITVLLSALGFKLNLANNLQLAIYRLAVWQPDLIFLDQPLLNDAQFDSFKQYLVQHPVPLLLMQVREKMEPLSTELTIAGILEKPLDKAGLIELLPNLLPLTWQYESGENSTISKATLLSPDFDQLKRLHQLAVMGNIRALLNATEKLKQDHSDYVAFCNQVQQLASSFDMERLQEFLENLLKLTPVDSTKN, encoded by the coding sequence ATGAACACAAAAAATCATTCGATTAAAAACAAAATTCTGATTGTCGATGATCAACAAGTTAACTTACGGGTGCTGAGTTCCCTATTAACATCGCAAAATTACCACGTTATTACAGCCTGTTCTGGGCGCGATGCGATGACTTTGTTACATCAACAATCGGTTGATTTAATTTTATTAGATGTCATTATGCCAGAAATGGATGGTTATGACATTTGTCGCTATTTAAAAAGCAGTTTAAAAACTAAAAATATTCCGATTTTATTTTTAAGCGGATTAAGTGATGCCGATGATAAAATAAAAGCCTTTTCTTTAGGGGCTGTTGATTTTATTACCAAACCCTTTCAAGCTGAAGAAGTATTAAGTCGTATTGAATTGCATTTACGAATCAATCAATTACAACACCAATTAGCCGATCAAAATCAACAATTACAACAAGAAATCTTTAAACAACAACAAGTCACCGCGGCTTTAGAAGAAAGTCAACGTGCCATGAAAACCTTATTGTCCAATTTACCGGGCATTGCTTATCGCTGCCAAAACAATTCTCGCTGGACAATGGAATATGTCAGTGAAGGTTGTTTAGAAATGACAGGTTATCCGCCAGAGGCTTTTATACGAGATAAAGAATTGTCATTTTCTCAAATTATTCATCCTGATGATTTGCAAATAAGATGGGAAATTACTCAAGAAAAATTAGCCACAAAACAAGCCTTTCAATTAACTTATCGCGTTTTAACCAAAGAAGGACAAGAAAAATGGTTGTGGGAACAAGGGCGAGGCGTTTACGATAAAGAGCAGCAATTGGTGGCATTAGAAGGATTTATTCAAGACATCACAGAACGCCGCCAGGCGGATTTAGCGTTGCAAGCTGCTAAATTGCAAGCCGAAGCGGCAAATCACGCCAAGAGTGCGTTTTTAGCCAATATGAGTCATGAATTTCGCACGCCTTTGAACGGCATTTTAGGCTATACGCAAATTCTTGCTCATGACGACAATTTAACTACGGAACAAAAACAAGGGATTGAAATTATCGAGAAAAGCGGACAACATTTGTTGACATTAATTAATGATATTCTCGATATTTCTCGTTTAGAAACGGGAAGAATTACTTTAAATCCCAAAGAATGTCGTTTAATTGATTTATTGCGTGAATTAGCAGATTTATTTAATTTGCAAGCCACAGAAAAAAATATTGCTTTTATTTATCAAAAATCGCCAGATATTGCTTTTCCTTCCGAAGTGATGGCTGATGCTAAACGATTGCGCCAAATTTTGTTAAATTTATTGGGAAATGCCATTAAATTTACTAAAAAAGGAACGATAAAATTCACAGTTTATTATTATGCTCAACATTATTTTACTTTTCAAATTCAAGATACGGGTTGTGGTATTGCCAGTGATCAATTAGAACATTTATTTACTCCTTTCCAACAAGATACGCAGCAAGGTGGCACGGGTTTAGGTTTAGCCATTAGTCAGCGTTTAGTGAAAATGATGGGGGGAGAATTGCAAGTTAAAAGTGAATTAAATCAAGGCAGTGAATTTTGGTTTACCATTCGTTTGCCTGTGCTTAAATTGGATCATTCTTTTTCACCTAAAAATCAATTTATACCTCAAGTGACTCACTATGTTTTCTTAGAAAAAAATCGGCAACAACCTTTTAAATTATTGATTATTGATCATCATGCTGATCTTCATCAACAAATTACTGTTTTACTCAGTGCATTAGGTTTTAAATTAAATCTGGCTAATAACTTACAATTAGCAATTTATCGCCTTGCTGTTTGGCAGCCTGATCTTATTTTTCTCGACCAGCCATTGTTAAATGATGCTCAATTTGATTCGTTCAAACAATATTTAGTACAGCACCCTGTCCCCTTGCTCTTAATGCAAGTGAGAGAAAAAATGGAGCCTCTTTCTACTGAATTAACTATCGCAGGAATTTTAGAAAAACCTTTAGATAAGGCTGGTTTAATAGAGTTATTGCCAAACTTACTTCCTTTAACTTGGCAATATGAATCAGGGGAAAATTCGACGATTTCTAAGGCTACTTTATTATCTCCTGATTTTGATCAATTAAAGCGTTTACACCAATTAGCGGTCATGGGAAATATTCGCGCTTTATTAAACGCAACAGAAAAATTAAAACAAGATCATTCTGATTATGTGGCTTTTTGTAACCAAGTACAGCAATTAGCCAGTTCTTTTGACATGGAACGCTTGCAAGAATTTTTAGAAAACTTATTAAAATTAACTCCCGTAGATTCGACTAAAAATTAG